Genomic DNA from Atribacterota bacterium:
ATATTTAGAGAAATATTTGAATGAAAGCATTATTTGTGCTAAAATATTATTTTGAATGATATTACTTAAAATATAATTAGTATTTATAATATTACTTTATTTAATATTTATGAATGTAATCAGCTTAAACATTATAAAGAAAGAGAGTGTAAGATTAAAATGATTAAAAAAGATATTAAAAACCAAATTATAAAAAACTATCAACACCATGAAAAAGATACTGGTTCTACAGAAGTACAAGTTGCCATTTTAACCGAACAGATTAACAGCCTTACCCAGCATTTAATTCAGCACAAAAAAGATTCTCATTCAAAACATGGACTATTAAAAATGGTTGGTAAAAGAAGAAGTTTATTAAACTTTCTTAAAGATAATGATGTTGAAAAATACCGAAAGCTAATCAGTCAATTGAATTTAAGAAAATAAATAATATTTTTTTATCGACTTCAAAACTAATTTAAGGAGATACTAAATAATATGATCAAATTTGATACTAGGAATGTGGAAACAAAGGTTGGAGGAAAAACCATAAAAATAGAAACAGGTAAAATGGCAAAACAGGCAAATGGTTCCGTTTTGCTTACCTGTGGAGAAACAGTTGTGTTGGTTACTGCTGTCGCTTCTAAAGAATCCCGAGAAGGAATAGACTTTTTCCCTTTATTAGTGGATTATGAGGAAAAGTTCTATGCCGCTGGGAAAATACCGGGTGGCTTTTTTAAGCGAGAAGGTAAACCCAGTGAAAATGCAACTCTCACATCAAGACTTATAGATCGCCCTCTACGTCCTCTGTTTCCTGAAAATTATTATAATGATGTGCAAATAATAGCTTCTGTATTGTCTTATGACCAGGAAAACCTTCCTGATGTTATCTCAATTATTGGTGCCTCGTGTGCTCTTTATATTTCAGATATACCATTTACTAAGCCAGTAGCTGCGGTACGTATCGGATATAAGAATGGAGAATATTTAATTAATCCAACAGTAGAAGAAATAAAAGAATCTAAACTTAATATGGTTGTAGCCGGTACTAAAGATTCTGTTATTATGTTGGAAGGAGAGGCTAAAGAATTATCAGAAGAAGAAATATTAATTGCAATTGAAAAAGCACAAGTCGAAATCAAAAAAATTGTTGATATGCAAATTATGTTTGCAAATGAACTAAAAAAAGATAAATCTGTCCAAACATGGGAACCTGATCCGGTATTAACACAGGAAAAAGATAGATATATCAATTTTATTAAGGATAATTTTTTTGACAAGATTGAAAAAGCCCAGATAATTTTTGAAAAAAAGGAAAGAGAAGAACAGCTAAACGCATTATTGGATGAAGTGCTTAAAGAAATAGAGAGTGATGAAAAAGAGCCTGAACCCAATAAATCACTTATAAAAGGTGCATTCGATGTTGCATGCAAAGAATCAATGAGAAGGTTAGTTATTGAAAAGAATATTAGAGTTGATAGTCGTGCAATGGATGAAGTAAGGCCAATTGTCTGTGAAACTGGTATATTACCAAGAGTTCACGGAAGTGCACTCTTCACTAGAGGACAAACACAGTCCTTAGTGATAACAACTTTGGGTTCTGTCAGGGATGAACAATCTATCGATACATTGGAAGAAGATACTTCTCGCAAATTTTATTTACACTATAACTTTCCACCCTTTTCAGTAGGTGATGTAAAACCCAGAAGATCGCAATCCAGAAGAGAAATTGGCCATGGAGCTCTAGCTGAAAAAGCTATCAAGGCATTGATTCCTGATGAAACTGATTTTCCCTATACAATTCGTGTTGTATCAGAAATATTGGAATCTAACGGTTCTTCGTCTATGGCTACAGTTTGTGGAACGAGTATGTCTCTAATGGATGCAGGGGTTCCATTAAGAAAGCCAATTGCTGGAATTGCTCTTGGTCTTGTTAAAGAAGGGGATAACTATAAAATTCTAACTGATATTTTAGGAATAGAAGACCATTATGGGGATATGGATTTTAAAGCCGCTGGTTCAATTGATGGTATTACCGCAATACAAATGGATTTAAAAATAGATGGCGTATCAGCTGAAATTATTAAAGATATTTTGGAAAAATCCAAAAAAGGAAGATTGTTCATTTTGGAAAAGATGAACAGTGTTATAGATAAGCCAAAGGAAGAATTATCTAATTATGTTCCTAAAATGTTCATCATGAAAGTAAATCCTGATAAGATAGGCAGCGTTATTGGTCCAAGTGGAAGAAACATAAAGAAAATTATCGAAGAAAGTGGCACAGAAATTGATATTAAGGATAACGGTGAAATATTTATCACCGCTGATAATACTGATAAAATAGAAAAAGCAAAATATCTTATAGAGGGCTTAGTTAGGGAAGTTAAAGTTGGAGAGATATATGATGGTAAAGTAAAAAGAATAACAAAATATGGGGCTTTTATAGAAATATTACCTGGTGTAGAAGGTCTCTTACATATATCTAACTTATGCCATTATCATGTTGACAAAGTCGAAGATGTTATAAATGCTGATGATGAAGTTAAAGTAAAAGTAATTGGGGTTGACCAGCAGGGAAAAATCGATTTAAGCAAAAAAGAACTTACACCAAGACCCGATAAGAATGATAGAAATAACAAATCTAATTATAATAAAAAATCTTCACATAGATAAGTTCACAAAAAGGTTTTAGTGCGAATGGATAAAGAGATTAAAAAAATAAAAGTCAAAATTGAAAAGGAAAAAGATTGCAAGGATTTACCATTACCCAAAGCTGCAAGCAAATATTCTTCGGGAATAGACTTATTTTCAGCTGAAAATAAGTCTATTGAAATTAAAAAAGGTGAAATCAGGCTTATTTCAACAGGAATTAAAATTGCCTTACCGGTAGGGTTTGAAGCCCAGGTCAGACCCAGGAGTGGATTAGCTTACCGTTACGGTATTACTGTTCTTAATACTCCTGGCACAATAGATTCTGATTACCGAGGGGTTATAAAAATAATACTTATTAACCATGGGAAAGATAATTTTATTGTAAACAGGGGAGACCGTATTGCTCAATTGGTTATTCAAAAAATCTATCATCCAGTATTAATTGAAACAGAAAAATTGGATGACACTAAAAGAGGTATTGGCGGTTTTGGGCATACTGGTATTAAAACTAATTAACAAATCATTATATAAAATTATAAAAAGCAATATTATATGAATAAAATTAAGGTAAGCAATGCACTATATTATTTTAGGCTTAATTCAAGGATTAACCGAATTTCTTCCAATAAGCAGTTCCGGACATCTTGTTATAGGCCAGTATCTACTTGGTTTAGAAATTTCTGGTGTTGGATTTGA
This window encodes:
- the rpsO gene encoding 30S ribosomal protein S15, whose translation is MKKDIKNQIIKNYQHHEKDTGSTEVQVAILTEQINSLTQHLIQHKKDSHSKHGLLKMVGKRRSLLNFLKDNDVEKYRKLISQLNLRK
- the pnp gene encoding polyribonucleotide nucleotidyltransferase — protein: MIKFDTRNVETKVGGKTIKIETGKMAKQANGSVLLTCGETVVLVTAVASKESREGIDFFPLLVDYEEKFYAAGKIPGGFFKREGKPSENATLTSRLIDRPLRPLFPENYYNDVQIIASVLSYDQENLPDVISIIGASCALYISDIPFTKPVAAVRIGYKNGEYLINPTVEEIKESKLNMVVAGTKDSVIMLEGEAKELSEEEILIAIEKAQVEIKKIVDMQIMFANELKKDKSVQTWEPDPVLTQEKDRYINFIKDNFFDKIEKAQIIFEKKEREEQLNALLDEVLKEIESDEKEPEPNKSLIKGAFDVACKESMRRLVIEKNIRVDSRAMDEVRPIVCETGILPRVHGSALFTRGQTQSLVITTLGSVRDEQSIDTLEEDTSRKFYLHYNFPPFSVGDVKPRRSQSRREIGHGALAEKAIKALIPDETDFPYTIRVVSEILESNGSSSMATVCGTSMSLMDAGVPLRKPIAGIALGLVKEGDNYKILTDILGIEDHYGDMDFKAAGSIDGITAIQMDLKIDGVSAEIIKDILEKSKKGRLFILEKMNSVIDKPKEELSNYVPKMFIMKVNPDKIGSVIGPSGRNIKKIIEESGTEIDIKDNGEIFITADNTDKIEKAKYLIEGLVREVKVGEIYDGKVKRITKYGAFIEILPGVEGLLHISNLCHYHVDKVEDVINADDEVKVKVIGVDQQGKIDLSKKELTPRPDKNDRNNKSNYNKKSSHR
- the dut gene encoding dUTP diphosphatase, whose translation is MDKEIKKIKVKIEKEKDCKDLPLPKAASKYSSGIDLFSAENKSIEIKKGEIRLISTGIKIALPVGFEAQVRPRSGLAYRYGITVLNTPGTIDSDYRGVIKIILINHGKDNFIVNRGDRIAQLVIQKIYHPVLIETEKLDDTKRGIGGFGHTGIKTN